A genomic region of Capra hircus breed San Clemente chromosome 21, ASM170441v1, whole genome shotgun sequence contains the following coding sequences:
- the KIAA1024 gene encoding UPF0258 protein KIAA1024 homolog, translating to METNQETSLFLVKILEELDSKQNTVSYQDLCKSLCARFDLSQLAKLRSVLFYTACLDPNFPATLFKDKMKCAVNNQQSKKIMVAADIVTIFNLIQMNGGAAKEKLPGGRQKMHKKDASFDSCRSDTEICSAAECEPLNCELSDRPFSRGYPTRQSSKCRKVDCKDCPQFIPASEPDFLLGVSKDVKNRAASLDRLQALAPYSVASPQPCEMQRTYFPMNLESESMSDQDSLPLPQGIKQTFISNDEPFVVQSCVQKRNIFKEDFHNLMAVSPGLASPANKAESEHRKSQGRKESHKTPFPHHSFEMPYSSQYLNPEYSPVPDKRRAKHESLDDLQASTYFGPTPVMGTQEARRCPGKSGKQTPWPAKSWSLNTEEVPDFERSFFNRNPSEEKLRYPNSSSQTPNFPTPDRCPAYLTPQDQQPILPVGYSAKPNGLKSKEIPSPVDLEKHEPVKKFKDKSISCTSGQLSSDTSSVGTQTDLHVLEPKKGKDLCTPGQGKYSDRHAVKHSDDDSEVVSDDISDIFRFLDDMSISGSTGVMQSSCYNSTGSLSQLHKSDCDSSPEHHLTRVANGLPSGQGEKGSRPENSHHSEEELKTSVCKLVLRIGEIERKLESLSGVREEISQVLGKLNKLDQKIQQPEKVSVQIDLNSLTSEAPSDESASPQMFRAHKGAHGPKLENTADWCCSDASGSNSESLRVQALKKSLFTRPSSRSLTEENSATESKIASISNSPRDWRTITYSNRMGISEEEIKERGPGDSKDWHRKSKEADRQYDIPPQHRLPKQPKDGFLVEQVFSPHPYPASLKAHMKSNPLYTDMRLTELAEVKRGQPSWTIEEYARNSGDKGKLTALDLQTQESLNPNNLEYWMEDIYTPGYDSLLKRKEAEFRRAKVCKIAALIAAAACTVILVIVVPICTMKS from the exons ATGGAGACCAACCAGGAAACGTCCCTCTTCTTGGTGAAGATCTTGGAGGAATTAGACAGCAAGCAAAATACCGTCTCCTACCAGGACCTCTGCAAATCCCTATGCGCCCGCTTCGATCTGTCCCAGCTCGCGAAACTGAGAAGCGTTCTCTTCTATACGGCCTGTCTTGACCCCAACTTCCCAGCCACGTTATTCAAAGACAAGATGAAATGTGCTGTAAACAACCAGCAGTCCAAGAAAATCATGGTGGCTGCAGACATCGTGACCATATTCAACCTGATCCAGATGAATGGGGGTGCCGCCAAGGAGAAGCTGCCTGGAGGCCGGCAGAAGATGCACAAGAAAGATGCCTCTTTTGACTCGTGCCGCTCGGACACGGAGATCTGCAGCGCAGCAGAGTGCGAGCCCCTCAACTGTGAGCTGAGTGACCGGCCTTTCAGCCGGGGCTACCCCACCCGCCAGTCATCCAAGTGCAGAAAGGTGGACTGCAAGGACTGTCCACAGTTCATTCCTGCCTCTGAACCTGACTTCCTCCTGGGGGTCAGCAAAGACGTGAAAAACCGGGCAGCTTCCCTGGACAGGCTGCAGGCTCTGGCCCCATACTCGGTGGCCAGCCCTCAGCCCTGCGAGATGCAGAGAACCTACTTCCCCATGAACCTCGAGAGTGAGTCCATGTCTGATCAGGACTCCCTGCCTCTCCCCCAGGGCATCAAGCAGACCTTCATCTCCAACGACGAGCCCTTCGTGGTCCAGTCCTGTGTCCAGAAAAGGAACATCTTCAAAGAGGACTTTCACAACCTGATGGCTGTGTCCCCCGGGTTGGCCAGCCCGGCCAACAAGGCCGAGAGCGAGCACAGGAAATCCCAGGGCCGCAAGGAGTCCCACAAGACGCCCTTCCCCCATCACAGCTTTGAGATGCCCTACAGCAGCCAGTACCTGAACCCCGAGTACTCCCCGGTTCCTGACAAGAGGCGGGCAAAGCACGAGAGCTTAGATGACCTTCAAGCCTCCACGTATTTTGGACCCACTCCAGTGATGGGGACCCAGGAGGCCCGGCGCTGTCCTGGCAAATCAGGCAAGCAGACCCCCTGGCCAGCCAAAAGCTGGAGCCTCAACACTGAAGAAGTTCCTGACTTTGAACGGTCCTTTTTCAACAGAAACCCCTCCGAGGAGAAGCTCCGTTATCCAAATTCCAGCAGTCAGACACCCAACTTCCCAACTCCGGACAGATGCCCTGCTTACCTGACACCACAGGATCAACAGCCCATCCTCCCAGTTGGCTACTCAGCAAAGCCCAATGGGCTCAAATCTAAAGAGATCCCATCTCCTGTAGACCTGGAGAAGCATGAACCAGTCAAAAAGTTTAAAGACAAGAGCATCAGCTGCACCAGTGGGCAGCTGAGCTCAGACACCAGCAGCGTGGGCACCCAGACTGACCTGCATgtgctggagcccaaaaaaggCAAGGACCTGTGCACTCCTGGGCAGGGCAAGTACAGTGACCGGCATGCCGTGAAGCATTCCGACGATGACTCGGAGGTGGTCAGTGATGACATCAGCGACATCTTCCGGTTTCTTGATGACATGAGCATCAGTGGCTCGACAGGGGTCATGCAGTCATCCTGCTACAACAGCACTGGGTCCCTATCTCAGCTTCACAAGTCGGACTGTGACAGTTCGCCAGAGCACCACCTCACCAGAGTCGCCAATGGGCTCCCCAGCGGCCAAGGGGAGAAGGGCAGCCGGCCAGAAAACAGCCACCACtcagaagaggagctaaagaccAGCGTGTGCAAGCTGGTGCTCAGGATCGGGGAGATTGAACGGAAGCTCGAGTCACTGTCGGGTGTGCGTGAGGAGATCTCCCAGGTCCTGGGCAAGCTCAATAAACTAGACCAGAAGATACAGCAGCCCGAGAAGGTGAGCGTGCAGATTGACCTCAATTCTCTGACCAGTGAGGCTCCATCTGACGAGAGCGCCTCGCCCCAGATGTTCCGTGCCCACAAGGGTGCCCATGGGCCCAAGCTGGAGAACACGGCTGACTGGTGCTGCTCAGATGCCAGTGGGAGCAACAGTGAAAGCCTTCGTGTCCAGGCCTTAAAAAAAAGCCTCTTCACCAGGCCGTCTTCCAGGTCCCTGACAGAGGAGAACAGTGCCACAGAATCCAAGATTGCCAGCATCTCCAACTCACCCAGGGACTGGCGCACCATCACTTACTCCAACCGCATGGGCATCAGCGAGGAGGAGATCAAAGAGCGAGGTCCTGGTGACAGTAAAGACTGGCATCGGAAGTCTAAAGAG GCAGACAGGCAGTACGACATCCCCCCGCAGCACCGCCTGCCCAAGCAGCCCAAGGACGGCTTCCTGGTGGAGCAGGTGTTCAGCCCTCACCCCTACCCCGCCTCTCTCAAGGCCCACATGAAGAGCAACCCTCTGTACACGGACATGCGGCTCACGGAGCTGGCAGAGGTGAAGCGGGGCCAGCCTTCCTGGACCATCGAGGAGTATGCACGCAATTCGGGTGACAAGGGCAAGCTGACAGCCCTGGACCTGCAG ACTCAAGAATCTTTAAATCCGAACAACTTAGAGTATTGGATGGAAGACATTTATACCCCGGGCTACGACTCATTGCTAAAACGGAAAGAAGCCGAATTCAGACGAGCCAAGGTCTGCAAGATAGCGGCTCTGATTGCCGCGGCTGCGTGCACAGTCATTCTGGTGATCGTGGTGCCCATCTGCACGATGAAATCATGA